Proteins from a single region of Bacteroidota bacterium:
- a CDS encoding GNAT family N-acetyltransferase, protein MKKIIRGKNCSLLRFEAGDEKLVDLIHKLFNDEHITGLLNPDYPLHKPKSVIKKWVKETAENPYGVWYVIKSKQNYIGYVCYKWRENYTEACEISTAILFEYRGLKLGYESSKLLSDYVKGLKKFKYLVAYVHHGNKRAENNLKKFGLSKANRLQKTITMALYNEDGSSGEYDLFALKLS, encoded by the coding sequence GAGGCAGGCGACGAGAAACTTGTTGATTTAATTCACAAGCTTTTTAATGATGAACATATAACGGGATTATTAAATCCTGACTATCCGCTGCACAAACCCAAATCCGTTATAAAAAAATGGGTGAAGGAGACTGCAGAAAATCCATATGGAGTATGGTATGTGATAAAGAGCAAACAGAATTATATAGGATATGTCTGTTACAAATGGAGAGAGAATTACACTGAAGCATGCGAGATATCAACGGCTATTTTATTTGAATACAGAGGATTGAAGTTAGGATACGAATCATCCAAGCTTTTATCAGATTATGTAAAAGGATTAAAGAAGTTTAAATATTTAGTTGCATACGTCCATCACGGAAACAAGAGGGCGGAAAACAATTTAAAGAAGTTCGGTTTAAGCAAAGCAAACCGGTTGCAAAAAACAATAACAATGGCTTTGTATAATGAAGACGGTTCGAGCGGCGAGTATGACTTATTTGCATTAAAATTAAGTTAA